A genome region from Candidatus Cloacimonadota bacterium includes the following:
- a CDS encoding cell wall-active antibiotics response protein, translating into MNFFITNVFWGILLVLWGVSLILKGLNIVDLPLVKIFVAIVIIMFGVRLLFGGRCSHNVKHSHRVVHSSGSHEHTTVFGSQLVDLTNIDPNSDPIEVNSVFGSTIVHLPSDIDFKIESSAVFGPVVIPAKPITNKPSLGTVEIDANAVFGKVVFIYKNPVRKGSDAAPADSSQGEPSE; encoded by the coding sequence ATGAACTTCTTCATCACGAACGTATTTTGGGGGATTCTGCTCGTGCTTTGGGGCGTTTCACTCATCCTGAAAGGGCTCAATATTGTCGATTTGCCCTTGGTTAAAATCTTTGTTGCAATTGTAATCATCATGTTCGGTGTGAGACTTCTGTTCGGCGGGCGTTGCAGCCACAATGTCAAACATAGCCACAGAGTTGTTCATAGCTCCGGATCTCATGAGCACACAACCGTGTTCGGCTCCCAACTCGTTGATCTGACCAACATTGACCCCAATTCAGATCCCATCGAGGTAAATTCAGTTTTCGGCTCCACAATTGTTCATCTCCCCAGCGATATTGACTTTAAGATCGAATCCTCCGCTGTGTTTGGCCCAGTGGTCATTCCAGCAAAACCGATTACAAACAAACCCTCTTTGGGAACGGTGGAAATTGATGCCAATGCTGTGTTTGGCAAGGTGGTGTTTATTTATAAAAACCCCGTGAGAAAAGGAAGTGATGCTGCTCCGGCAGACAGCTCCCAGGGAGAGCCATCTGAATAA